In Podospora pseudoanserina strain CBS 124.78 chromosome 5, whole genome shotgun sequence, a single window of DNA contains:
- a CDS encoding hypothetical protein (EggNog:ENOG503PZY2; COG:O; MEROPS:MER0080922; antiSMASH:Cluster_1) produces MHFPQGWSILLCLLVSATSTAAAKADPASGAKRSKDAENGIVRLPMRKRSPSQQQSRSSRGFPHAQRLPAQYTSDYYSTSTTSSAPPAATLAQANLTSIFKEMAYGIKMWIGEPAQAVTLDFDTGSSETWVSPHCTMVGWNPSYEKLCRSLGMYLPQQSETVISMNRTFPSKYITYGSGETHIEFYKDAISFNGERDLIQPVVFHCPLSQALTSQTDPSEYYDDEMFSLRQPVQFGVATWSSGMISGIFGVAYGEGYNQNYSGIIDAMYSQNLIRDKDFSFSLGSVDDENGEIVFGGIDMAKFRGPLHGVEMASQLNQEEDGYYRYWINLTYIGVTQPGSCLSMPVTEHSFEERFLPDTGTTLTYVPNHVFENIKRFFPDAVDNATYGTIVDCSHLHAEGSVDFGFGNQTIRVPYKDFIFQLEPGVFGDNEETICLLGVVPSWDQFYILGDTFLRSVYALFRQKEHKIYFAQYQNCGTNIISTHGIGQFHGDCEEGSDAPSSADDDSKHGELSSTSSESWVMTPASSSSSSYSASKCTSYSTGAYSAVPTSTSSYDPWTEEPWGTTTTMIWDTASSTSDISWESSTTTDDSWSWTTDDSWSWTDSLSTSLVSIESDLTGTDWDWTTTPISMESMPTIGTEDWTSFDFETWTDEDKKVHVTGKPVLGQGGIPTVSPTLRRRGKKGRGDRSSPTDAAAMKPAMTVSTGPKETLVIDPGNGKEKVTVVSGAVQGQ; encoded by the exons ATGCACTTCCCCCAAGGCTGGAGCATCCTGCTGTGCCTTCTCGTGTCCGCAACATCAACCGCTGCTGCAAAGGCGGACCCGGCGTCTGGAGCTAAACGTTCCAAGGATGCCGAAAATGGCATTGTTCGCTTGCCGATGAGAAAACGAAGCCCCAGTCAACAGCAGTCCAGATCAAGCCGTGGGTTCCCTCATGCACAGCGCCTTCCGGCGCAATATACCTCCGACTACTACAGCACAAGCACAACATCCTCCGCCCCGCCTGCAGCTACACTTGCCCAGGCCAACCTGACCAGCATATTCAAGGAGATGGCCTATGGCATCAAGA TGTGGATTGGAGAGCCTGCTCAGGCCGTGACCCTCGACTTCGATACTGGTTCTTCCGAAACATGGGTCAGTCCACACTGCACCATGGTTGGTTGGAATCCATCCTACGAGAAGCTCTGCCGGTCACTGGGCATGTATCTGCCACAGCAGTCGGAAACTGTGATCAGCATGAACAGGACCTTCCCATCCAAGTACATCACGTACGGCAGCGGGGAAACGCACATTGAATTCTACAAGGATGCCATCAGCTTCAACGGTGAGCGAGACCTCATCCAGCCGGTCGTTTTTCACTGTCCGCTATCACAGGCACTGACGAGCCAGACAGATCCATCCGAGTACTATGACGACGAAATGTTCTCGCTCAGGCAGCCGGTTCAGTTTGGAGTGGCGACGTGGTCGTCGGGCATGATCTCGGGCATTTTTGGAGTGGCATATGGAGAGGGATACAACCAAAACTACAGCGGCATAATCGATGCCATGTATTCACAGAATTTGATTCGAGACAAGGATTTCAGCTTCTCGCTTGGAAGCGTAGATGATGAAAATG GCGAGATTGTCTTTGGCGGTATCGACATGGCCAAATTCAGAGGGCCCCTCCACGGCGTTGAGATGGCAAGCCAGCTCAAccaggaagaggatggtTACTACCGGTACTGGATCAACCTCACCTACATCGGCGTCACCCAACCCGGGTCGTGCCTGTCCATGCCTGTGACCGAACACAGCTTCGAAGAACGCTTTCTCCCCGATACAGGCACCACCCTCACTTACGTGCCAAACCATGTATTCGAAAACATCAAAAGGTTCTTCCCAGACGCCGTGGACAATGCAACATACGGTACCATTGTCGATTGTTCCCACCTCCATGCCGAGGGGAGCGTTGATTTCGGCTTTGGGAACCAAACCATCCGTGTGCCCTACAAAGACTTTATTTTCCAGCTTGAACCAGGTGTGTTTGGTGACAACGAGGAAACCATCTGTCTCCTGGGCGTTGTCCCTTCCTGGGATCAGTTTTACATTCTTGGAGATACGTTCCTGCGGTCGGTATACG CTCTTTTCCGACAGAAGGAGCACAAGATCTACTTTGCTCAATACCAAAACTGCGGCACCAACATCATATCGACCCATGGCATCGGCCAGTTTCATGGCGATTGTGAAGAGGGGTCCGACGCGCCCTCTTCGGCCGACGACGACTCGAAACATGGGGAgctctcctcaacctcctcagaAAGCTGGGTGATGACACCAGCCTCgagctcttcttcctcgtaTTCAGCCTCGAAATGCACCTCGTACTCTACTGGCGCCTACTCGGCTGTCCCCACTTCCACCAGCAGCTACGACCCCTGGACCGAGGAACCTTGGggaacaaccaccaccatgattTGGGAcaccgccagcagcacctcAGATATCTCCTGGGAaagctccaccaccacagatGATTCGTGGTCTTGGACGACGGATGATTCTTGGTCCTGGACAGACagcctctccacctccctagTCAGCATCGAGTCCGACTTGACCGGCACAGACTGGGATTGGACCACCACTCCCATTTCCATGGAATCGATGCCGACAATTGGCACCGAGGATTGGACATCGTTTGATTTCGAGACGTGGACGGACGAGGACAAGAAAGTGCATGTGACGGGAAAACCTGTCTTGGGTCAGGGCGGTATCCCAACAGTGAGCCCGACTTTAAGACGGCgcgggaagaagggaagaGGCGACCGGTCCTCCCCGACAGATGCGGCGGCCATGAAGCCGGCGATGACGGTCAGCACGGGGCCGAAGGAGACATTGGTGATTGATCCTGGAAATGGCAAGGAAAAAGTGACGGTGGTTAGTGGTGCTGTGCAAGGTCAGTAA
- a CDS encoding hypothetical protein (EggNog:ENOG503P58C; COG:S; antiSMASH:Cluster_1), with translation MSFHLSAQDIRVDDGHILRARLDNGEGEWVDAELDLNTVLGNNDGLFEWEGGDFAASAEGITFQLEGDENVPILRAGLTNMNGDVNWHDVNLAERITNNGGQFELQ, from the exons ATGTCTTTCCATCTCTCTGCCCAGGACATCCGCGTCGATGACGGCCACATCCTCCGTGCCCGTCTCGACAACGGCGAGGGCGAGTGGGTTGACGCTGAGCTCGACCTCAACACCGTCCTTGGCAACAACGACG GCCTCTTTgaatgggagggtggtgacttCGCCGCCAGCGCCGAGGGTATCACCTTCCAGCTGGAGGGTGACGAGAACGTTCCCATTCTCCGTGCCGGTCTCACCAACATGAACGGCGATGTCAACTGGCATGACGTCAACCTTGCCGAgcgcatcaccaacaacggcggcCAGTTCGAGCTCC AGTAA
- the YVH1 gene encoding tyrosine protein phosphatase yvh1 (COG:V; EggNog:ENOG503NVXN), whose translation MVLSRINGSEELFVGGIFGVTRPRVITEHKITHVLSVIKYSLDSLQNEAYRSLQHMSIDIDDMDDQDILVHLPKMVRFIQRGLYGHDYTEEKQQEQQEQQQQQEEEEEAAKGAVLVHCAMGKSRSVTAIVAYLLWKHPHRFGLGKGAVDAKEAVAKAVQWVRGTRPIAEPNEGFMEQLELWVEMGCPAGSDDAVEKEVKYQRWLYKKEVETAAAVGRAPDWIRFEDEEAEKEQQKQDEEGGGGGAFELRCKKCRRRLATEPFVVPHQGRGNKAKEDCPHYFVEALSWMRDTLELGELEGRLNCPHPKCGSSVGRYSWRGFKCSCGDWVAPAFSLQQSKVDKVAVMGAGKNGTAGANEIASRMAALGIRMPPGQRAENL comes from the exons ATGGTACTGAGCAGGATAAACGGCTCGGAAGAGCTGTTTGTGGGAGG cATCTTCGGCGTCACACGCCCCCGCGTCATCACCGAGCACAAAATCACCCACGTCCTCTCCGTCATCAAATACTCGCTCGACAGCCTCCAAAATGAAGCCTACCGATCCCTGCAGCACATGTCCATCGACATTGACGACATGGACGACCAGGATATCCTGGTGCATCTGCCCAAGATGGTGAGGTTTATCCAGCGGGGGTTATACGGACACGACTACaccgaggagaagcagcaagaacaacaagaacaacaacagcaacaagaagaagaagaagaggcggCAAAGGGGGCGGTGCTGGTTCACTGCGCCATGGGGAAATCCAGGTCTGTCACGGCCATAGTGGCGTATTTGCTATGGAAACATCCACATCGGTTTGGGCTTGGGAAGGGGGCGGTTGATGCCAAGGAGGCGGTCGCAAAGGCGGTGCagtgggtgagggggacgCGGCCGATTGCTGAGCCGAACGAGGGGTTTATGGAGCAGTTGGAGCTGTGGGTTGAGATGGGGTGTCCGGCCGGGAGTGATGATgcggtggagaaggaggtcaagTATCAGAGGTGGTTGTATAAGAAGGAAGTGGAGACGGCcgcggcggtggggagggcgcCGGATTGGATCCGGtttgaggacgaggaggctgAAAAGGAGCAACAGAAACAAgacgaagagggaggaggggggggggcgttTGAGTTGAGGTGTAAGAAGTGTcggaggaggctggcgaCGGAGCCGTTTGTTGTGCCGCATCAGGGCAGGGGGAAtaaggccaaggaggattGCCCGCACTACTTTGTGGAGGCCTTGTCATGGATGAGGGATACACTTGAGCTGGGGGAACTGGAAGGGAGGCTCAACTGCCCGCATCCAAAGTGCGGGTCATCAGTGGGGAGGTATTCCTGGAGGGGTTTCAAGTGCAGCTGCGGGGATTGGGTAGCCCCGGCCTTTTCCCTGCAGCAGAGCAAGGTTGACAAGGTCGCCGTGATGGGCGCAGGGAAGAATGGCACGGCCGGAGCGAACGAGATAGCGAGCCGGATGGCTGCGCTGGGAATACGGATGCCTCCGGGGCAGAGGGCAGAGAACCTTTGA
- a CDS encoding hypothetical protein (EggNog:ENOG503NXQS; COG:S) → MAAIPIQAPSSRHGPRDTMNSGPLPSLSGRDGGFPPGPFAPMSHRIPFNDNLSPSAASNPMAIRNRDTDFAPPPLPPPRLVPINGPIDPKEHQKWEGMRKRDANYDGSVDSGLGMSPHDFRRRDSDYDETYHSYGSNRSTTLPSFSAISQTMKSFRPSHEAIDNSMLNRLNRPTIRRSGLSTSHNELPPPRAHHADLSTLSLPHRSKQPFLDIGYSRSPMSATSPGPSPFGHPGPMDYRSPLSAADSTDLERSPRSHRLHSTQSMTDSEGPGLSHGGHDYEGRDEDADFPMEETTRMRRLKIEDPWRERERERESYQPGQKRRASSPPSDDVPMASDSMRWPGRDGSGISRGSPTPRLLSMPQNSTLGGRSPVSRSGSYSSNLTTSSMTLGRRSPGLSPSGLSPTDPMNCGSPYGTPLSMTAGSPRSAIGMGLGRSAAAAAQQPTGRIALVPPRKVAEMPKNTNGSSLAAKLKGPYMCECCPKKPKKFETEEELRTHEAEKQYECTFCGNRFKNKNEAERHQNSLHVRRHSWSCSALTGYERAFHDSTATPGEADTCGYCGKEFGRNGPNASVTDEDWEKRIRHLQDVHKFRECNASKKFYRADHFRQHLKHSHAGTSGKWTNMLENACMIEEDGVSVGR, encoded by the exons ATGGCTGCCATTCCCATTCAGGCCCCGTCGTCGCGACACGGGCCAAGAGACACCATGAACAGTGGGCCGCTACCGTCTTTATCAGGCCGCGATGGCGGATTCCCTCCAGGTCCCTTTGCGCCCATGTCCCATCGCATCCCATTTAACGACAACCTCTCGCCCTCGGCTGCTTCGAATCCCATGGCGATACGCAACAGAGACACCGACTTCGCACCTCCACCGCTTCCTCCACCGCGCCTGGTGCCCATCAACGGACCCATCGACCCAAAGGAGCATCAAAAGTGGGAGGGAATGCGGAAGCGCGACGCCAACTATGACGGGAGCGTAGATAGCGGTTTGGGCATGAGCCCCCACGACTTTCGCAGACGCGACTCGGACTACGACGAGACATACCACAGCTATGGCTCCAACAG ATCTACGaccctcccatccttcaGCGCAATCAGCCAGACCATGAAGAGCTTCCGTCCAAGCCACGAAGCCATTGACAATTCCATGCTCAACAGGCTCAACAGGCCCACCATACGCCGTTCCGGTCTCAGCACATCCCACAACgaactcccaccccctcgcgCCCATCACGCTGACCTTTCGACGCTATCTCTTCCCCACAGGTCCAAGCAGCCCTTCCTCGATATTGGTTACAGCAGGTCCCCCATGTCGGCTACGTCGCCTGGACCTTCGCCGTTTGGCCACCCGGGACCTATGGATTACCGATCCCCATTGAGTGCCGCTGATAGTACCGACCTTGAGCGTTCCCCGCGCTCGCACAGACTGCACAGCACACAGTCCATGACGGACAGTGAAGGACCAGGTCTCTCGCACGGCGGGCATGATTACGAGGGGCGCGACGAGGATGCGGATTTTCCCATGGAGGAAACTACGCGGATGCGCAGGCTAAAAATAGAAGACCCctggagggaaagggagcgCGAGAGGGAAAGCTACCAGCCGGGTCAGAAGCGTCGTGCATCGTCGCCCCCAAGCGACGATGTGCCCATGGCGAGCGATTCTATGCGGTGGCCTGGCCGGGATGGGTCTGGCATCTCGCGCGGATCCCCCACACCCAGGCTGCTCTCTATGCCTCAAAATTCCACCTTGGGAGGCAGATCCCCTGTGAGTCGCAGCGGAAGCTACAGCAGTAATCTCACGACGAGTAGCATGACGCTGGGCCGTCGTTCGCCGGGACTGAGCCCCAGCGGTCTCTCGCCGACAGATCCGATGAACTGCGGCAGCCCCTACGGCACACCACTCAGCATGACGGCTGGCTCGCCCAGGTCGGCAATCGGGATGGGCCTGGGGCGGTCAGCGGCCGCTGCGGCACAGCAGCCGACGGGAAGAATTGCGCTGGTCCCCCCCAGAAAGGTGGCCGAGATGCCCAAAAACACCAATGGGAGCAGCCTGGCCGCTAAGCTCAAGGGCCCTTACATGTGTGAATGCTGtcccaagaagcccaagaagttTGAGACGGAAGAGGAGCTCCG CACACACGAGGCTGAAAAGCAATATGAATGCACCTTTTGTGGAAACCgcttcaagaacaagaatGAGGCCGAGAGACATCAAAACTCTCTACACGTGCGTCGGCattcttggtcttgttcaGCCCTGACGGGCTACGAGCGGGCCTTCCACGACAGCACGGCAACACCGGGTGAAGCCGACACGTGCGGATACTGCGGAAAGGAGTTTGGACGCAACGGGCCAAACGCCAGCGTCACCGACGAGGACTGGGAGAAGCGGATTCGCCATCTCCAGGATGTCCACAAATTCCGCGAATGCAATGCCAGCAAGAAGTTCTACCGGGCCGACCACTTTCGGCAGCATCTCAAGCACAGCCACGCCGGCACCAGTGGCAAGTGGACGAATATGCTCGAGAACGCGTGCATGATTGAAGAAGACGGTGTGAGTGTTGGTAGATGA
- a CDS encoding hypothetical protein (EggNog:ENOG503NVYS; COG:K) → MPAKLNVETLQSVFQTRPDIFAGIQEAADTPARVGLFNEIASFVYERIATASDHGSTQDDDGPAAKRRRVDIAQVQPSQQTQSNGSTAGGGVSLDAATSEQVLLEVKDISASAPQRKKYDVCFTKNFLYARVSGSSTPVQGIVYPWKEIEHIFYLPVPEKSTVQHNYVVLPRNSYLPTRTAKPAAGAAPTSPTALEPFVFTVPGAAPKPGSIGGASAKTAEAVSDSYSTLFHWALATSLKSAGNHSCSIVASDPKLFHSVTRQAHRPTEKAVHVKAFRGSKDGYLFFLPTGILWGFKKPIVFLPLDRIVALSFTSVLARTFNIVVELDVDESGNVEKEIEFGMLDKEDFEGINANYVQRHGLADKSMAEKRKAKRELAENNKTTGGEDDANGTGEGKAENAQTAGMTELEKAQWEAEQRLQDEEDEDEEDYDPGSEGESEGSGTSSEEEDDDEDAEGGEDDDDDENDLDGEGMDED, encoded by the exons ATGCCGGCAAAGCTCAATGTTGAGACTCTCCAATCAGTCTTCCAAACGCGACCAGACATCTTCGCGGGCATCCAGGAAGCCGCCG ACACTCCAGCGCGTGTCGGACTGTTCAACGAGATCGCCAGCTTTGTATACGAGCGCATTGCCACGGCCTCCGACCATGGCTCTACacaagacgacgacggcccGGCCGCCAAACGAAGACGGGTCGATATCGCACAAGTACAGCCGTCGCAACAGACACAGTCGAACGGGAGTAcggcgggaggaggtgtaAGTCTTGACGCAGCTACCTCAGAACAGGTGCTGCTCGAGGTCAAGGATATTTCCGCATCGGCGCCACAGCGCAAAAAGTACGATGTGTGCTTCACCAAGAACTTTTTGTACGCAAGGGTGTCCGGCAGCTCTACGCCTGTGCAGGGGATCGTGTACCCATGGAAGGAGATTG AGCACATCTTCTATCTCCCAGTCCCCGAAAAGTCCACAGTTCAACACAACTACGTCGTCCTCCCCCGCAACAGCTACCTTCCTACTCGAACGGCCAAACCCGCCGCGGGTGCTGCGCCAACGAGTCCAACCGCTCTCGAACCGTTCGTCTTCACTGTCCCCGGGGCAGCTCCAAAGCCAGGCTCGATCGGGGGCGCCTCCGCCAAGACGGCAGAAGCCGTGTCGGACAGTTACAGTACACTGTTCCACTGGGCGCTGGCAACTTCTCTCAAATCCGCAGGGAACCACTCTTGCAGCATTGTTGCGTCGGACCCAAAACTTTTCCACTCGGTAACGAGGCAAGCCCATCGCCCCACGGAAAAGGCGGTGCACGTCAAGGCCTTCAGGGGGAGCAAAGATGGGTAcctgttcttcttgccgACGGGGATACTGTGGGGGTTCAAGAAGCCGATTGTGTTCTTGCCACTGGATAGGATCGTGGCGTTGAGCTTCACTTCGGTGCTGGCGAGGACGTTCAACATTGTGGTTGAGCTCGACGTGGACGAGTCAGGCAatgtggagaaggagattgagttTGGCATGCTGGACAAGGAGGACTTTGAGGGGATCAATGCCAATTACGTGCAACGGCACGGTCTGGCGGATAAGAGCATGGCTGAAAAGCGCAAGGCCAAGAGGGAGCTGGCCGAGAATAATAAAACCactggtggggaggatgatgctaATGGAACCGGGGAAGGGAAGGCCGAGAATGCGCAGACTGCGGGCATGacagagctggaaaaggcaCAGTGGGAGGCAGAGCAGCGGTTacaggatgaagaagatgaagacgaagaggattATGATCCTGGGAGTGAGGGTGAAAGCGAAGGAAGTGGGACATCgagtgaagaggaagacgatgatgaagatgcagaaggcggcgaggatgatgatgatgatgagaatgacttggatggggagggcaTGGATGAGGATTAA
- a CDS encoding hypothetical protein (BUSCO:EOG092651K1; COG:S; EggNog:ENOG503P3W8) codes for MAFSNEYTHRKVAETSAKSCEICYKPSSSVLITSDNKDWFYVCPSHLKDTGFCTPKIDHAAIEARKKKELEDEIERVKKEYEEKQKKKTEKAEKKDDKDEKDDSKKTDDKDKDKAAATKKEETSVSPAEEEEPRVFELKPTFFQQRLFKKRQAEIAKRNRERLRDPNYFPSVPKNLP; via the exons ATGGCGTTTTCAAACGAGTACACACACCGCAAGGTTGCCGAGACCTCGGCTAAGTCATGCGAGATTTGCTACAAGCCCAGCTCCAGTGTCCTGATCACATCGGACAACAAAGACTGGTTCTACGTCTGTCCTTCTCATCTCAAAGACACAGGCTTCTGCACCCCCAAGATCGACCATGCCGCCATCGAAGcgcgcaagaagaaggagctggaagacGAGATTGAgcgggtgaagaaggagtaCGAAGAGaaacagaagaagaagacggaaaaggcagagaagaaggacgacaaggacgagaaggatGACAGCAAAAAGACAgatgacaaggacaaggacaaggcggCAGCAACG aaaaaagaggagaCATCAGTTTCAccagccgaggaggaagagcctCGCGTGTTTGAACTCAAACC CACCTTTTTCCAACAGCGGCTGTTCAAGAAGAGGCAAGCCGAGATCGCCAAACGGAACCGAGAAAGACTGCGCGATCCAAACTATTTCCCTTCGGTGCCCAAGAACTTGCCTTGA